One part of the Coturnix japonica isolate 7356 chromosome 24, Coturnix japonica 2.1, whole genome shotgun sequence genome encodes these proteins:
- the RNF214 gene encoding RING finger protein 214 isoform X2, translating into MALEQAQAEGPAAAPPASLSAPESPGQAVCGGEAEPAALPGEEPAAESEGEPEAGGGAEAAGQSDGAAEEENDTEAAAVKPSQNIAVQTDFKTADTDVNTDQDIEKNLDKMMSERALLKERYQEVLDKQRQVENQLQVQLKQLQQRREEEMKNHQEILKAIQAVTIKREETKKKMEKEKKEFLQKEQDLKAEIEKLCEKGRRLLKEQEEKENKIASLIAEQSDEKQLWEMELDKLKNQHNEINRNILEETERAWKAEILSLESRKELLVLKLEEAEKEAELHLTYLKSAPPTLETMRPKQEWEMRLNRIRMTKESVRDQFNDHIQMVRNGTKLSSLPQIPTPTLPPPPSETDFMLTAFQPNPSLTPRLPFPIGPVPVPMVMPSADPRALSFPLLNPAISRPNQPSPPLPASQGRNSPVVASLIGTHSPHMTPAASIPPPPGLGGVKVTPEFHRSQPADKLEKLLEKLLTRFPQCNKAQLTNILQQIKTARRTMAGLTMEELNQLVAAKLAEQQERAAAGAQPLSRIRAPMFSAPLPQISTPMFLPPAQVAYPGTASHTPAACKLCLMCQKLVQPSDLHPMACSHVLHKECIKFWAQTNTNDTCPFCPSLK; encoded by the exons ATGGCGCTGGAGCAGGCGCAGGCCGAGGGCCCCGCCGCAGCGCCGCCAGCCAG CCTCTCCGCCCCGGAGAGCCCCGGCCAGGCGGTGTGTGGTGGGGAGGCGGAGCCCGCGGCCCTGCCCGGTGAGGAACCGGCGGCGGAAAGCGAAGGGGAGCCCGAggcgggcggcggagcggagGCCGCGGGGCAGAGCGATGGGGCGGCCGAGGAGGAGAACGACACGGAGGCGGCGGCAGTGAAACCATCACAGAACATCGCCGTGCAG ACTGACTTCAAAACGGCCGACACGGATGTGAACACGGATCAGGACATTGAGAAGAACCTG gacaaaatgatgtctgagaGGGCTTTGTTAAAGGAACGCTACCAAGAGGTGCTGGACAAACAGCGGCAGGTGGAGAACCAGCTGCAGGTGCAGCTTAAACAGCTCCAGCAACGGAGGgaagaagagatgaagaatCACCAG GAGATTCTGAAAGCAATTCAGGCTGTTACCATCAAGCGggaagagacaaaaaagaagatggagaaagagaagaaagaattcctgcagaaagaacaggatctgaaagcagaaattgagAAGCTCTGTGAGAAAGGCAGAAG GTTGCTgaaagagcaggaggagaaggaaaacaagatcGCTTCTCTGATTGCAGAGCAGTCTGATGAGAA GCAGCTATGGGAGATGGAGTTAGATAAGCTGAAGAACCAGCACAATGAAATCAATAGGAACATTCTCGAGGAGACAGAACGGGCCTGGAAAGCAGAG ATCCTGTCCCTGGAGAGCCgaaaggagctgctggtgtTGAAACttgaagaagcagagaaagaagcagagctgcacctCACCTACCTCAA GTCTGCGCCACCAACACTGGAGACAATGAGGCCAAAGCAGGAGTGGGAGATGAGGCTGAATAGGATACGAATGACCAAGGAAAGTGTCCGA GATCAGTTCAATGACCACATTCAGATGGTGAGAAATGGAACGAAGTTGAGCAGCCTCCCACAGATCCCAACCCCAACACTGCCACCTCCACCCTCAGAA acagATTTCATGCTGACGGCATTCCAGCCCAACCCATCCCTTACTCCCAGGCTCCCATTTCCCATAGGACCGGTTCCTGTTCCCATGGTCATGCCAAGTGCTGATCCTCGGGcactctcctttcctctcctgaaCCCTGCGATCTCCAGACCCAACCAGCCTTCCCCACCGCTGCCTGCATCCCAAGGAAGAAACAGCCCGGTCGTGGCATCGCTTATTGGCACACACAGTCCTCACATGACTCCTGCagcctccatccctcctccacCAGGTCTGGGAGGAGTTAAGGTCACTCCGGAGTTTCACAGGTCACAGCCAGCAGATAAGCTGGAGAAGCTACTGGAGAAGTTGTTAACTCGATTTCCACAGTGCAACAA ggcCCAGCTCACCAACATCCTGCAGCAGATCAAGACTGCTCGGAGGACAATGGCGGGTCTGACTATGGAGGAGCTGAACCAGCTGGTGGCAGCCAagcttgcagagcagcaggagcgggcagcagctggggctcAG CCTCTCAGTCGAATCAGAGCACCCATGTTCTCTGCTCCGCTGCCTCAGATCAGCACACCCATGTTCCTGCCCCCAGCCCAAGTAGCTTACCCTGGAACAGCATCACAT ACCCCAGCTGCTTGTAAGCTGTGTCTCATGTGCCAGAAGCTTGTGCAGCCCAGCGACCTTCATCCCATGGCCTGCTCGCATGTGCTGCACAAGGAG TGCATCAAATTCTGGGCACAAACCAACACAAATGACACTTGCCCCTTTTGTCCAAGTCTCAAATGA
- the RNF214 gene encoding RING finger protein 214 isoform X1, producing the protein MPAASDSGVTSAPAPPRPDLRSSRGRRPLGPFRRGQEGAGRAGRYAGRAARSGLTPRPLHGPSWRWSRRRPRAPPQRRQPGRAERRDKAAGWRRAEGDMFVLRSLSAPESPGQAVCGGEAEPAALPGEEPAAESEGEPEAGGGAEAAGQSDGAAEEENDTEAAAVKPSQNIAVQTDFKTADTDVNTDQDIEKNLDKMMSERALLKERYQEVLDKQRQVENQLQVQLKQLQQRREEEMKNHQEILKAIQAVTIKREETKKKMEKEKKEFLQKEQDLKAEIEKLCEKGRRLLKEQEEKENKIASLIAEQSDEKQLWEMELDKLKNQHNEINRNILEETERAWKAEILSLESRKELLVLKLEEAEKEAELHLTYLKSAPPTLETMRPKQEWEMRLNRIRMTKESVRDQFNDHIQMVRNGTKLSSLPQIPTPTLPPPPSETDFMLTAFQPNPSLTPRLPFPIGPVPVPMVMPSADPRALSFPLLNPAISRPNQPSPPLPASQGRNSPVVASLIGTHSPHMTPAASIPPPPGLGGVKVTPEFHRSQPADKLEKLLEKLLTRFPQCNKAQLTNILQQIKTARRTMAGLTMEELNQLVAAKLAEQQERAAAGAQPLSRIRAPMFSAPLPQISTPMFLPPAQVAYPGTASHTPAACKLCLMCQKLVQPSDLHPMACSHVLHKECIKFWAQTNTNDTCPFCPSLK; encoded by the exons ATGCCCGCGGCCTCTGACAGCGGCGTCACGTCCGCGCCCGCCCCTCCTCGGCCGGACCTCCGCTCCTCAAGGGGGCGCCGTCCCCTCGGCCCGTTCCGCCGTGGGCAGGAaggggcgggccgggccgggcgctACGCGGGCCGAGCGGCGCGCTCCGGGCTCACGCCGCGGCCTCTGCACGGTCCGTCATGGCGCTGGAGCAGGCGCAGGCCGAGGGCCCCGCCGCAGCGCCGCCAGCCAGGTAGGGCCGAGCGGAGGGACAAGGCCGCGGGCTGGAGGCGGGCGGAGGGTGACATGTTTGTTTTGCGCAGCCTCTCCGCCCCGGAGAGCCCCGGCCAGGCGGTGTGTGGTGGGGAGGCGGAGCCCGCGGCCCTGCCCGGTGAGGAACCGGCGGCGGAAAGCGAAGGGGAGCCCGAggcgggcggcggagcggagGCCGCGGGGCAGAGCGATGGGGCGGCCGAGGAGGAGAACGACACGGAGGCGGCGGCAGTGAAACCATCACAGAACATCGCCGTGCAG ACTGACTTCAAAACGGCCGACACGGATGTGAACACGGATCAGGACATTGAGAAGAACCTG gacaaaatgatgtctgagaGGGCTTTGTTAAAGGAACGCTACCAAGAGGTGCTGGACAAACAGCGGCAGGTGGAGAACCAGCTGCAGGTGCAGCTTAAACAGCTCCAGCAACGGAGGgaagaagagatgaagaatCACCAG GAGATTCTGAAAGCAATTCAGGCTGTTACCATCAAGCGggaagagacaaaaaagaagatggagaaagagaagaaagaattcctgcagaaagaacaggatctgaaagcagaaattgagAAGCTCTGTGAGAAAGGCAGAAG GTTGCTgaaagagcaggaggagaaggaaaacaagatcGCTTCTCTGATTGCAGAGCAGTCTGATGAGAA GCAGCTATGGGAGATGGAGTTAGATAAGCTGAAGAACCAGCACAATGAAATCAATAGGAACATTCTCGAGGAGACAGAACGGGCCTGGAAAGCAGAG ATCCTGTCCCTGGAGAGCCgaaaggagctgctggtgtTGAAACttgaagaagcagagaaagaagcagagctgcacctCACCTACCTCAA GTCTGCGCCACCAACACTGGAGACAATGAGGCCAAAGCAGGAGTGGGAGATGAGGCTGAATAGGATACGAATGACCAAGGAAAGTGTCCGA GATCAGTTCAATGACCACATTCAGATGGTGAGAAATGGAACGAAGTTGAGCAGCCTCCCACAGATCCCAACCCCAACACTGCCACCTCCACCCTCAGAA acagATTTCATGCTGACGGCATTCCAGCCCAACCCATCCCTTACTCCCAGGCTCCCATTTCCCATAGGACCGGTTCCTGTTCCCATGGTCATGCCAAGTGCTGATCCTCGGGcactctcctttcctctcctgaaCCCTGCGATCTCCAGACCCAACCAGCCTTCCCCACCGCTGCCTGCATCCCAAGGAAGAAACAGCCCGGTCGTGGCATCGCTTATTGGCACACACAGTCCTCACATGACTCCTGCagcctccatccctcctccacCAGGTCTGGGAGGAGTTAAGGTCACTCCGGAGTTTCACAGGTCACAGCCAGCAGATAAGCTGGAGAAGCTACTGGAGAAGTTGTTAACTCGATTTCCACAGTGCAACAA ggcCCAGCTCACCAACATCCTGCAGCAGATCAAGACTGCTCGGAGGACAATGGCGGGTCTGACTATGGAGGAGCTGAACCAGCTGGTGGCAGCCAagcttgcagagcagcaggagcgggcagcagctggggctcAG CCTCTCAGTCGAATCAGAGCACCCATGTTCTCTGCTCCGCTGCCTCAGATCAGCACACCCATGTTCCTGCCCCCAGCCCAAGTAGCTTACCCTGGAACAGCATCACAT ACCCCAGCTGCTTGTAAGCTGTGTCTCATGTGCCAGAAGCTTGTGCAGCCCAGCGACCTTCATCCCATGGCCTGCTCGCATGTGCTGCACAAGGAG TGCATCAAATTCTGGGCACAAACCAACACAAATGACACTTGCCCCTTTTGTCCAAGTCTCAAATGA